From one Peredibacter starrii genomic stretch:
- a CDS encoding PAS domain-containing sensor histidine kinase, with the protein MHTFTPDHLIGLISAGYHGLIAYIDKEFKYHFVNEYYQDWFGQNPSELIGKSAMEVIGKEAFAERLPYLERVLRGEKLKFFSYLPHKTLGRREVEQIYHPDIKEDGSIRGFIVMVRDITDQRRAERVAQESEARFRGLTEVMPQIVWITDDEGKAIFFNNNFSRVTNTRMEDNLGNGWVNSVHPEDRVNLILQWGESIKHGSPFEADYRIRMADGSYRWHVARGIPIKNEKGKVERWAGTTTDIEDQKNARVLADKERERIYSLFMQAPVLIAVMNGPDHIFEMINPAGIKNLGGKQVIGLPLKDALPEFIPQGFVKLMDEIYFSGKGMFFPARELHIQNADGTKIETYQDLFYEPIKDENGLTTGILSMAVDVTEQVKALKNMEEALKSRDQFLSIASHELKTPLTSLKLQSQLTLRMLEKNNEIPTERQKLQALQQSDLVTKLTRLIDDMLDVSRIRTGKLNLEKGQHEIGDIVREVVFRMGLLFEAAGIPLPAVKADSKMSGLWDRFRLEQVIGNLLTNAIRYGKGRPIEILIEKKGTMASVSVTDQGYGIDKVDLERIFGRFERASHSAEVSGLGLGLFISKEIIESHHGKIFVTSRLGHGSTFTFEIPINS; encoded by the coding sequence ATGCATACTTTCACACCTGACCATCTGATTGGGCTAATTTCTGCCGGTTATCACGGCCTAATTGCCTACATCGATAAAGAGTTTAAGTATCATTTTGTGAATGAGTACTACCAAGATTGGTTTGGTCAAAATCCTTCTGAATTAATTGGTAAATCTGCAATGGAAGTCATTGGCAAAGAGGCCTTTGCAGAACGTCTTCCTTATCTCGAGCGAGTTCTTCGCGGTGAAAAATTAAAATTCTTTTCTTATCTTCCTCATAAAACTTTGGGCCGTCGTGAAGTTGAACAAATCTATCATCCTGACATCAAGGAAGACGGATCAATCCGCGGATTCATTGTTATGGTTCGTGATATTACAGATCAACGAAGGGCCGAACGAGTTGCACAGGAGAGTGAAGCAAGATTCAGGGGTTTGACTGAAGTCATGCCTCAGATTGTTTGGATCACAGACGATGAAGGTAAAGCGATTTTTTTTAACAATAACTTTTCACGAGTTACTAATACTCGCATGGAAGATAATCTTGGAAATGGTTGGGTCAATTCGGTTCACCCTGAAGACAGAGTAAATCTCATTCTTCAGTGGGGCGAATCCATAAAGCATGGTTCACCATTTGAGGCCGATTATCGCATTAGAATGGCAGATGGAAGTTATCGTTGGCATGTTGCCCGCGGTATTCCGATCAAAAATGAGAAAGGGAAAGTTGAAAGATGGGCGGGCACGACCACAGATATTGAAGATCAAAAAAATGCCCGGGTTCTCGCGGATAAAGAAAGAGAACGAATTTACTCTCTCTTCATGCAAGCGCCAGTATTAATTGCTGTCATGAATGGGCCCGATCATATTTTTGAAATGATCAATCCTGCAGGAATAAAAAATCTTGGTGGAAAACAAGTCATTGGTCTTCCTTTAAAAGACGCTCTTCCTGAGTTCATCCCTCAAGGGTTTGTAAAACTCATGGATGAAATTTATTTCAGCGGTAAGGGAATGTTTTTTCCCGCTCGCGAACTCCACATTCAAAATGCCGACGGTACTAAAATTGAAACTTATCAGGATCTTTTTTACGAACCAATTAAAGACGAGAATGGTCTTACGACTGGTATCCTCTCAATGGCAGTTGATGTTACTGAGCAAGTGAAGGCCTTGAAGAACATGGAAGAGGCCCTCAAGTCGAGAGATCAATTCTTGTCTATTGCTTCTCACGAATTAAAAACACCTTTGACCTCACTTAAACTTCAATCTCAACTTACTTTGAGAATGCTCGAAAAAAACAATGAGATTCCAACGGAAAGACAGAAGCTTCAGGCCCTACAGCAAAGTGATTTAGTGACCAAACTTACTCGTCTCATTGATGACATGTTGGATGTATCGCGAATCAGAACCGGTAAACTCAATCTTGAAAAAGGTCAGCATGAGATTGGTGATATCGTAAGGGAAGTGGTTTTTCGGATGGGGCTTCTCTTCGAAGCTGCAGGGATTCCATTGCCCGCAGTAAAAGCTGACAGCAAAATGTCGGGTCTTTGGGATCGTTTTAGATTGGAGCAAGTCATTGGAAATCTTCTGACCAATGCTATTCGTTACGGTAAAGGCAGGCCGATTGAAATTCTTATCGAGAAGAAAGGCACTATGGCGTCAGTCTCGGTGACCGATCAAGGTTATGGAATTGATAAAGTCGATTTGGAAAGAATTTTTGGCCGTTTCGAAAGAGCGTCACATTCTGCTGAGGTAAGCGGTTTAGGTCTGGGACTTTTTATTTCCAAAGAAATTATCGAATCTCATCACGGGAAAATTTTCGTTACCAGTCGCTTAGGACATGGTTCTACTTTCACCTTCGAAATTCCTATTAATAGTTAA
- a CDS encoding family 1 glycosylhydrolase: MKPLEMWGGIESTLNRMGDRYINQIEKSGHHKRLNDLQLFKKLGIKKIFYPCLWETVAPRDLDHCDWSYLDERLNELKRLELKVVARLLHHGSGPVYTSLIDPDFPEKFSTYARLFATRYPEVDEYAPIHEITQTARFSCLEGLWYPHLKNETYFFKAIIHQCKATIMAMKEIRRINPRAKFIQTETLGNFFSTEKLKQVAELENNRKWFALDLLCGKVTSAHPLFQNLLQNGIREEEIKWFEENSCSPDIIGVRHTLMSDRFLDEEVSLYPEWTKIEHDKLVYTNVAAVDSGKVENVNPGSILLEAWERYQIPLAITETHILGEREAQMRWLNTTWQLADTLRKQNIQIDAVTSSALLGTFAWHDGESFYNPGAFELHAPSQKPVPTGLALLIKELATNGYSHSPVLKSEGHWETSRRIQWSDRNGDFIRFYHRSDVQPILILGANGVLAQAIASACGSRNIHNRMVRRQELDITDKDSIEGTIDVFRPWAVINAAGFIHIDNEKHTEKVTGALKLAEICGDRNIPLLTFSSDQVFEKHAKASYAESNVSAPENVFDRSEVENEDHVINAHPDALIIRTSAVLDPDSEYCVLEECNISESQLKEIANHCLDLLIDEEKGVVHLLNDGGISHQKFSDCASETMKEKLLTQTEISADHPRRIISVIKSDKQIHPTSSHQAVKKLFDLHLPDDLEQEQYQ; the protein is encoded by the coding sequence ATGAAACCGTTAGAGATGTGGGGCGGAATTGAGTCTACCCTCAATCGCATGGGGGATCGCTATATCAATCAGATTGAAAAGAGCGGGCATCATAAGCGTCTTAATGATCTTCAATTATTTAAAAAACTTGGGATTAAAAAAATATTTTATCCATGTCTTTGGGAGACAGTTGCTCCTCGAGATTTAGATCATTGCGATTGGTCCTACTTAGATGAACGATTGAATGAATTAAAACGCCTTGAATTGAAGGTGGTGGCCAGACTCCTTCATCACGGAAGTGGACCCGTTTATACAAGTTTGATTGACCCTGATTTTCCGGAAAAGTTTTCGACCTATGCTCGTCTTTTTGCAACAAGATATCCGGAGGTCGATGAGTACGCACCTATTCATGAAATTACACAAACAGCAAGATTCAGTTGCCTTGAGGGACTTTGGTACCCTCATCTAAAAAATGAGACCTATTTTTTTAAAGCGATTATTCATCAATGCAAAGCAACCATAATGGCGATGAAGGAAATTCGTAGAATTAATCCTCGCGCTAAATTTATCCAAACCGAAACTTTGGGGAATTTCTTTAGCACCGAGAAATTGAAACAAGTGGCAGAACTTGAGAACAACCGTAAGTGGTTCGCCCTTGATCTTCTTTGTGGGAAAGTAACTTCCGCTCACCCACTTTTTCAAAATCTTCTTCAAAACGGGATTCGAGAAGAAGAAATTAAATGGTTCGAAGAAAATTCATGTTCTCCTGATATCATCGGTGTACGACACACTCTGATGAGTGATCGTTTTTTAGATGAAGAAGTTTCACTTTATCCAGAATGGACAAAAATCGAGCATGACAAACTTGTCTATACGAACGTTGCCGCTGTTGATTCAGGGAAAGTAGAAAATGTGAATCCAGGAAGCATCCTGTTGGAAGCATGGGAGCGGTATCAGATTCCTCTGGCAATCACTGAAACTCATATTCTGGGTGAACGTGAGGCCCAAATGAGATGGCTAAATACGACCTGGCAATTGGCAGATACCCTAAGAAAACAAAATATTCAAATTGATGCAGTGACCTCTTCGGCGCTCTTGGGAACGTTTGCCTGGCATGATGGAGAGAGTTTCTATAATCCAGGCGCTTTCGAGCTCCACGCCCCCTCACAAAAACCAGTTCCAACAGGTCTTGCCCTTTTAATCAAAGAACTAGCAACCAACGGATACTCTCATTCGCCTGTTTTAAAATCCGAGGGCCACTGGGAAACGTCCAGAAGAATTCAATGGAGCGACCGCAATGGTGACTTCATTCGTTTTTATCATCGAAGTGACGTGCAACCCATTCTTATATTAGGTGCCAACGGCGTCCTCGCTCAAGCGATCGCAAGCGCCTGTGGCAGCAGGAACATCCACAACCGGATGGTAAGAAGGCAGGAACTAGATATTACCGACAAAGATTCGATTGAGGGAACAATCGATGTCTTCCGTCCATGGGCAGTCATCAATGCGGCGGGATTTATCCATATTGATAATGAAAAGCATACTGAAAAAGTCACAGGTGCTTTGAAATTGGCAGAAATCTGTGGAGACAGAAATATTCCACTTCTAACTTTTTCTTCTGATCAGGTCTTTGAAAAACATGCCAAGGCCTCATATGCCGAAAGTAATGTCTCTGCTCCGGAGAATGTGTTTGATCGAAGTGAAGTGGAAAATGAAGACCATGTCATCAATGCACATCCAGATGCCTTAATTATTAGAACCAGTGCGGTGCTGGATCCAGATTCCGAATATTGTGTATTAGAAGAATGCAATATTTCCGAGTCACAGCTTAAAGAAATTGCCAACCATTGTCTGGATCTTCTGATCGATGAAGAGAAAGGTGTCGTCCACCTCTTGAACGACGGAGGAATCAGTCATCAAAAATTCTCCGACTGTGCTTCTGAAACGATGAAAGAAAAATTACTAACTCAGACTGAAATTTCGGCCGATCATCCTAGAAGAATAATTTCAGTCATTAAGAGTGATAAACAAATTCACCCCACCTCGTCTCATCAAGCTGTGAAAAAGCTTTTTGATTTACATTTACCAGATGATTTGGAACAGGAGCAGTACCAATGA
- a CDS encoding MBL fold metallo-hydrolase, with amino-acid sequence MMFKTLFFIFALVLTAKSAISAVNARWLTVTAVSIDDGKTRLLFDPAWTRPSFKHWTGISKLTSDEALVKAVLEKNQLTKIDAVFASHSHFDHVIDAPLAAKLGNGIFYVDESSERIAKAYKDPAIKTQRYKAEEKIKVGDFTITPLTRGHAKILHMFAFLPGPVPEDCSLSFFDYHEGETWFYLVEHPEGVILVDQGSKAHPEILKKHTTKVDVLFQGVANRKNDEDIVEGHAKTYQPKIFIPLHFDNFFKDFNDGKWSELPGAKLDEILAKVKKAYPTMQVDRPEYGKSMTVLEIKR; translated from the coding sequence ATGATGTTTAAAACTCTATTTTTTATTTTTGCTCTTGTACTCACTGCTAAATCAGCGATTTCAGCGGTTAATGCTCGATGGTTAACGGTGACTGCTGTTTCGATTGATGATGGAAAGACCCGGCTTTTATTCGATCCGGCCTGGACCAGACCAAGCTTTAAGCACTGGACGGGTATCTCCAAATTGACCTCTGATGAGGCCCTGGTTAAAGCAGTTCTTGAGAAGAACCAGCTTACAAAGATCGATGCTGTGTTTGCCAGTCATTCTCACTTCGATCACGTCATTGATGCTCCATTGGCCGCCAAACTTGGTAATGGTATTTTCTATGTGGACGAAAGCTCTGAGAGGATTGCCAAGGCCTATAAAGATCCTGCGATTAAAACTCAGCGCTATAAGGCCGAAGAGAAAATCAAAGTGGGGGATTTTACCATCACACCACTGACTCGTGGGCACGCTAAAATCCTTCATATGTTTGCTTTCTTACCTGGTCCAGTACCGGAAGATTGTTCTCTCAGTTTCTTTGACTATCACGAAGGGGAAACTTGGTTTTATCTGGTTGAGCATCCGGAAGGAGTGATCCTGGTTGATCAAGGGTCCAAGGCACATCCTGAGATCTTAAAGAAGCACACAACTAAAGTGGACGTACTGTTCCAAGGTGTTGCGAACAGAAAGAATGATGAAGACATTGTTGAAGGACATGCTAAGACTTATCAACCGAAGATTTTCATTCCTCTGCATTTTGATAATTTCTTCAAAGACTTTAATGATGGGAAATGGTCTGAGCTACCGGGTGCAAAGCTAGATGAGATATTGGCGAAAGTTAAAAAGGCCTACCCAACAATGCAAGTGGATAGGCCCGAGTATGGAAAATCGATGACTGTCTTAGAAATCAAAAGATAG
- a CDS encoding flavin reductase family protein codes for MKTYQTTGAFADNYKFLIGSIIPRPIAVISTRNIDGSNNLAPFSFFTAVSASPMIIAFCPMIRTSNGEFKDTVKNILREKEFVVNFCTESNYTKVNLASTELPYGEDEFKFSGLTPIDSEVVKAKRLLESPIQFECEFRDMLCYGKVPGSGSLITGEVKLVHVDENIMKDGKIVTDLLKAVGRGAGNDWFKTDSRFEMERLTKAQIQK; via the coding sequence ATGAAAACATACCAAACAACCGGCGCCTTTGCAGATAATTATAAATTTTTAATTGGCTCAATTATTCCTCGACCAATTGCAGTTATTTCTACTCGTAACATCGACGGTTCTAATAATCTAGCTCCGTTTTCGTTTTTCACGGCCGTATCTGCCTCTCCGATGATTATCGCTTTTTGTCCGATGATCAGAACTTCGAACGGTGAGTTCAAAGATACAGTTAAGAATATTCTGAGAGAAAAAGAGTTCGTTGTAAATTTTTGTACAGAAAGTAATTATACAAAAGTAAATCTCGCTTCAACTGAACTTCCTTACGGCGAAGATGAATTTAAGTTCTCCGGACTTACTCCTATTGACTCAGAAGTGGTCAAGGCCAAGCGCTTACTTGAATCGCCTATTCAATTTGAATGTGAATTCAGAGATATGCTTTGTTACGGAAAGGTCCCAGGTTCAGGCTCTTTAATTACCGGCGAGGTTAAGTTAGTTCACGTCGATGAAAACATCATGAAAGATGGAAAGATCGTGACCGATCTCCTTAAGGCCGTAGGTCGTGGTGCTGGAAATGACTGGTTTAAAACTGACAGCCGCTTTGAGATGGAACGCCTGACTAAGGCCCAAATTCAAAAGTAA
- a CDS encoding fumarylacetoacetate hydrolase family protein: MKVVTYKRSSFMGVQKRLGLFLDEKTVIDVNLLWQADFEHQGFYSPENRAAMFAPKSLAQFLRVHQDAAIPMLQDTIERYKKFMQAGTLKTLNGADIAFHLHDVKDVKFDAPLDEIAMYRDFYAHEKHVKKGFEKRKEEVPPAWYEIPAYYKGGNTGFIGQDDIIPWPFYSQQLDYELELGVVIGRDGKNVKAKDIKKHIFGFTILNDVSARDIQRKEMSIRLGPAKGKDWCSIMGPVIVTYDEFNYEEPNLLMTASVNGEEWSRGQSGDSHYSWGEMIEHMGMEEWIRATDFIGSGTVGTGCGLELDKWIKPGDKLELSIEKIGTLKNIVGTPNPKP; encoded by the coding sequence ATGAAAGTCGTAACTTACAAACGTTCTTCCTTCATGGGCGTACAAAAGCGCCTGGGTCTTTTTCTTGATGAGAAAACGGTCATAGATGTGAACCTTTTATGGCAGGCGGATTTTGAGCATCAGGGATTCTATTCGCCTGAAAATCGCGCGGCAATGTTTGCACCTAAATCACTGGCGCAATTTCTTCGCGTTCATCAAGATGCTGCTATCCCAATGCTACAAGATACAATCGAGCGCTATAAAAAGTTCATGCAGGCCGGGACTCTTAAAACTCTAAACGGTGCTGATATTGCTTTTCATCTTCACGATGTGAAAGATGTAAAATTTGATGCTCCTCTGGATGAAATCGCGATGTATCGTGATTTCTACGCTCACGAGAAGCACGTGAAGAAGGGCTTTGAGAAACGCAAAGAGGAAGTACCTCCTGCTTGGTATGAAATTCCCGCCTACTACAAAGGTGGTAACACTGGTTTCATCGGCCAGGACGATATCATCCCTTGGCCGTTTTATTCGCAACAACTGGATTATGAACTTGAATTGGGTGTTGTGATTGGCCGTGATGGCAAAAACGTTAAAGCTAAAGACATTAAAAAACATATTTTCGGATTCACTATTCTAAACGATGTTTCTGCTCGCGATATTCAAAGAAAAGAAATGTCGATTCGTCTTGGACCTGCGAAGGGCAAAGACTGGTGTAGCATCATGGGTCCAGTCATTGTGACCTACGATGAATTCAACTATGAGGAACCAAATCTTCTGATGACCGCATCAGTGAATGGTGAGGAATGGTCCCGTGGTCAATCAGGCGACTCACACTACTCATGGGGCGAGATGATCGAACACATGGGCATGGAAGAATGGATTCGTGCCACAGATTTCATTGGTTCAGGAACTGTAGGAACCGGATGCGGCCTTGAATTAGATAAATGGATCAAGCCAGGCGATAAGCTTGAGCTATCGATCGAAAAAATCGGAACACTTAAAAACATCGTGGGTACACCAAACCCAAAACCATAG
- the hisC gene encoding histidinol-phosphate transaminase, which produces MQKKLVPEYIEKLEVYQAGKPIEELAREKGLTKISKLASNENPLGPSPFAIREMTNALWDVHRYPDMFAHQLKNALCELYRLKPQNIILGNGSEGIMGYIVRAFLQPNEEVVTSENTFIGFLILAKSVGAKLIQVPRRPDYKYDVKAMAEKITENTKIVYIANPDNPTGTYITKEEFDYLMKHVPSHTIVILDEAYFEFAQGQWDYPDSMNYRYDNVITLRTFSKAYGISGIRCGYGFGHEYLIGNLHKVKLPFEPSLIAQKGAYGALKDYPHLLRTLENNKARYDELFKYLTDHGFNPIPSVTNFITIKTGSEEASLFLYNELLNHGVIIRPLRANLMPDHVRISIGTKEEMSHLYEAMDDVLPRYKQKFGGA; this is translated from the coding sequence ATGCAAAAGAAACTTGTTCCAGAGTACATTGAAAAACTTGAGGTATATCAGGCCGGTAAGCCAATTGAAGAGCTTGCTCGAGAAAAAGGTCTGACAAAAATTTCGAAATTAGCGAGTAACGAGAATCCACTTGGCCCATCACCATTCGCCATTCGTGAGATGACCAATGCACTTTGGGACGTTCATCGTTACCCAGATATGTTTGCTCACCAGCTTAAAAATGCTCTTTGTGAGCTTTACCGTTTGAAGCCGCAAAATATTATCCTCGGTAATGGTTCTGAAGGAATCATGGGTTATATTGTTCGTGCTTTTCTTCAACCAAATGAAGAAGTTGTTACATCAGAAAATACCTTCATCGGATTTCTGATTCTTGCAAAATCAGTGGGCGCCAAACTCATTCAGGTTCCTCGTCGTCCCGATTACAAGTATGACGTTAAAGCGATGGCAGAGAAAATTACTGAAAACACCAAGATTGTGTACATTGCAAATCCTGATAATCCAACTGGAACTTATATCACGAAAGAAGAGTTCGATTACCTTATGAAACATGTTCCAAGTCATACAATTGTGATTTTGGATGAGGCCTATTTCGAATTTGCTCAGGGCCAATGGGACTATCCGGATTCCATGAACTACCGTTACGACAATGTGATTACTCTTAGAACCTTTTCGAAGGCCTATGGTATTTCAGGCATTCGTTGCGGTTATGGATTCGGTCACGAGTACTTAATCGGTAACCTTCATAAAGTTAAGCTCCCATTCGAGCCAAGTCTGATTGCTCAGAAGGGAGCTTATGGTGCGCTTAAAGATTATCCTCACCTTCTTCGTACACTTGAGAACAATAAAGCTCGTTACGATGAACTCTTTAAGTATTTAACTGATCATGGCTTTAATCCAATCCCAAGTGTGACGAACTTCATCACCATTAAGACCGGATCTGAGGAAGCAAGCTTGTTCCTTTACAACGAACTTCTTAATCACGGTGTGATTATTCGTCCTCTTCGCGCAAATCTAATGCCGGATCATGTTCGTATTTCGATCGGGACGAAAGAAGAGATGAGTCACTTATACGAAGCGATGGATGATGTTCTTCCACGCTACAAGCAGAAATTCGGTGGTGCATAG
- a CDS encoding homogentisate 1,2-dioxygenase yields MAENFKASGVYTKQAHVKIPEGMFEEEHGRKGFFGRVSHLYHQNKPTDWTNIVGELRPHNLPPVFEEKSLQNNFVKMFYNTDVEVYLGTMTANFDSFFRNADFDELFFIHEGEGKIETIYGHIPFVKGDYIIIPRGTTYKTYISKPCKILKVESHSEFEEPTRGILGPNALYDQTAKFVPEAAVGSEQNLKEYHIDIKHRGKISRVTYPFNPLDVTGWKGSLYAWKLSIYDYCPINSHRYHIPPSGHTTFVAQNFVICSFVARPLEYTSEGVLKVPFFHSNIDYDEILFYHQGNFFSRDNIDAGAITYHPQGIHHGPHPKAFLKANENEFTDEYAVMIDARNPLNMTPEFEKLENKEYWKSWMLK; encoded by the coding sequence ATGGCAGAAAATTTCAAAGCGAGTGGCGTTTATACAAAACAAGCTCACGTAAAAATCCCTGAAGGGATGTTTGAGGAAGAGCATGGAAGAAAAGGTTTCTTCGGTCGCGTTTCTCATCTCTACCACCAAAACAAACCAACTGATTGGACCAATATTGTTGGCGAACTTCGCCCTCACAATCTTCCACCGGTATTTGAAGAGAAGTCGCTTCAGAATAACTTCGTAAAGATGTTTTATAACACTGATGTTGAAGTTTACTTAGGAACGATGACTGCTAATTTTGATTCATTCTTCCGTAATGCTGATTTCGATGAGCTTTTCTTCATTCACGAAGGTGAAGGTAAAATCGAAACAATCTATGGTCACATTCCATTCGTAAAAGGTGATTACATTATCATCCCGCGTGGAACGACTTATAAGACTTACATTTCAAAACCGTGCAAAATTTTAAAAGTTGAATCTCATTCAGAGTTTGAAGAACCGACTCGTGGAATTCTGGGTCCAAATGCTCTTTACGATCAAACTGCCAAGTTTGTTCCAGAAGCAGCTGTGGGTTCTGAGCAAAACCTAAAAGAGTACCATATTGATATCAAACATCGCGGAAAGATCTCGCGTGTGACATATCCGTTCAATCCGTTGGATGTTACAGGTTGGAAAGGTTCCCTCTATGCTTGGAAACTTTCTATCTACGATTACTGTCCAATCAATTCACACCGCTACCATATTCCGCCATCAGGTCATACGACATTCGTTGCGCAGAATTTTGTCATCTGTTCATTTGTGGCAAGACCTCTTGAATACACCAGCGAGGGTGTACTTAAAGTTCCGTTCTTCCACTCAAATATTGATTACGATGAAATCCTGTTCTACCACCAAGGCAACTTTTTCTCTCGGGATAATATCGATGCCGGCGCGATTACTTATCACCCACAAGGCATTCACCATGGGCCACACCCGAAGGCCTTCCTTAAGGCCAATGAGAACGAATTCACTGATGAATACGCTGTGATGATTGATGCCCGTAATCCACTAAACATGACTCCTGAGTTCGAGAAACTCGAGAACAAGGAATATTGGAAGAGTTGGATGCTCAAGTAA
- a CDS encoding glycosyltransferase, which yields MMNTASETSDLLVFSHLRWDFLFQRPQHLLSRQAKNRRVFYFEEPVFGMTEIPRLHLRETAENVLVVIPYLPTSIDPTKMVAALTDLVDELIYEEELIDYTLWYYSPKALTFSRHLEPKSVIFDYLDHLSYQKEQGLAEEQELLEKADIVFSAGQSIYEAKKHIHHNIHYMPSGLDYAHFSQGRTKLVEPDDQINIPHPRIGFYGVIDHRFNFDLVMQMADLKPEFQFVLAGPVVNLDTRTLPRRPNVHYLGKKDYYALPLYLAGWDATMMPYLQNETTRFVSPMKTLEYLAAGKSVVSTSVPDVVSPFGKKQLVRIADKAETFLEEIEMAMQEKNNPEWLDRIDHFLKDQSWDSLHEKMAQLELDFVKDRKFREERPRIIHPLNISTSRVV from the coding sequence ATGATGAACACCGCCAGTGAAACGTCAGACCTATTGGTTTTTTCGCATCTACGTTGGGACTTTTTATTTCAACGCCCGCAGCATTTGTTATCACGTCAGGCCAAAAATCGTCGGGTCTTTTATTTTGAGGAACCTGTTTTTGGGATGACGGAAATTCCGCGTCTGCACTTAAGAGAGACAGCAGAGAATGTCCTAGTGGTCATTCCTTATCTACCAACTAGTATTGATCCCACAAAGATGGTAGCAGCGCTTACTGATTTGGTGGATGAACTTATTTATGAGGAAGAACTGATTGATTATACACTTTGGTATTATTCACCTAAGGCCCTTACCTTCTCACGTCACTTAGAACCGAAGTCTGTCATTTTCGATTACTTGGATCATCTTTCTTATCAAAAAGAACAGGGCCTTGCCGAGGAACAAGAATTGCTAGAAAAGGCAGATATTGTTTTCTCTGCGGGACAGTCCATTTATGAGGCCAAGAAACACATCCATCATAATATCCATTATATGCCGAGTGGTCTTGATTACGCTCATTTCTCCCAGGGCAGAACGAAGTTAGTGGAACCGGATGATCAAATCAATATCCCGCACCCAAGAATTGGTTTCTACGGAGTCATTGATCATCGCTTTAATTTTGATCTCGTCATGCAGATGGCGGATTTAAAACCTGAATTCCAATTTGTTCTGGCCGGTCCAGTTGTTAACTTAGACACAAGAACATTACCTAGAAGACCAAATGTTCATTATCTAGGAAAGAAAGACTACTACGCCCTCCCACTATACCTGGCGGGTTGGGACGCAACCATGATGCCTTATCTTCAAAATGAAACGACCAGATTCGTCTCACCAATGAAGACCCTAGAATACCTGGCAGCAGGAAAATCAGTCGTATCAACCAGTGTTCCAGATGTTGTAAGTCCATTTGGAAAGAAACAGCTAGTGCGTATTGCAGACAAGGCGGAAACATTTCTGGAAGAAATTGAAATGGCCATGCAGGAAAAGAACAACCCTGAATGGCTGGACCGAATTGATCATTTCTTAAAAGATCAATCTTGGGACAGTCTGCATGAAAAGATGGCCCAGTTGGAACTTGATTTCGTAAAAGACAGAAAATTCAGAGAGGAACGACCAAGAATCATCCATCCTTTGAACATTTCAACTAGCAGAGTGGTATAA
- a CDS encoding DUF6588 family protein, whose protein sequence is MKKLLALSLLLSMSAYAADPVFSDLTKKDVEDVSMEFGGNFAHTAVAAPETDGLWGIEIGAVGGQTQSKKFADVIDASGGDGSDFKNLYHAAIMARAHFPFDLFVEASYLPEQEFSDVKAKSSSFGLGWNFGRFVSLPLDIAIGADFSKGNVKFHQDADVPNSIPESDIELETKTTVYWIGISKTFAFFTPYAKVGTSKIEGDLNATGQILGYTSATKESVNMSGSFLAVGANIQLFFIKLGVEGSQIQDAKRVSGKLSFDF, encoded by the coding sequence ATGAAGAAGCTTTTGGCCCTGTCTCTCCTCTTATCAATGTCAGCATACGCCGCTGATCCTGTGTTTAGCGATCTAACTAAGAAAGATGTTGAAGATGTTTCAATGGAGTTCGGTGGTAACTTTGCTCACACCGCAGTTGCTGCTCCGGAAACTGATGGTCTTTGGGGAATTGAAATTGGTGCTGTAGGCGGACAAACACAATCAAAGAAATTTGCTGATGTTATTGATGCTTCTGGTGGTGATGGAAGTGATTTTAAAAACCTCTACCATGCTGCGATTATGGCACGCGCCCATTTCCCGTTTGATCTGTTTGTTGAAGCAAGTTATCTACCTGAGCAAGAGTTCAGTGATGTAAAGGCAAAGAGCAGTTCATTTGGTCTAGGTTGGAACTTTGGTCGCTTTGTATCACTTCCACTTGATATCGCCATTGGTGCTGATTTTTCTAAAGGTAATGTGAAATTCCACCAGGACGCTGATGTTCCAAATTCAATTCCGGAATCAGACATTGAGCTTGAAACAAAGACGACTGTTTATTGGATCGGGATTTCAAAAACTTTCGCTTTTTTCACTCCTTACGCCAAAGTAGGTACTTCTAAAATTGAAGGTGACCTGAATGCAACTGGACAGATTCTTGGTTATACTTCTGCAACAAAAGAATCAGTAAACATGTCAGGCAGCTTCCTTGCAGTTGGTGCTAACATCCAATTGTTCTTCATCAAGCTTGGTGTTGAAGGTTCTCAAATCCAGGACGCGAAAAGAGTGTCTGGTAAACTATCTTTTGATTTCTAA